TCCCATCCAGTCAGAGGGAACAGGTAAGTGTTATCCACACCTTCCCCCCACATGCTCCCTGGGGAAGACCGAGTTGTCAGGGAGGTGAGGGAGATGCTCTGGCCAGGGTGCACAGGCTGGCATTGTTGAGGGTGGGGCCAGAGTGGTTTGGCTGCATAGGCTTCCTGGTTGGTTCCTTGGAGAGGTGGTCTGTGTGCGCCGAGGGAGCAGCTGCAAGGATGAGGAGATGGCGATGAATCCAGTTCTGCCAAAGGTTCAAAATTACCATGGGTCTAAAGCCTAGAGTTGAAGAAACCATCAATCCAGAAGGACCTTAAAACTGAAAACCCTAACCCTGTCTTCATGGTCTGGGCATGGCGCCCTCCTTGGCATACTGCCCTGCACTGTTCTGCTGGGTCACATGGCTGGTGTCCTGAGAGTAAAAACCACCCCACGGGCAGGTAAAAGTCTGCCATCTCCTGTCCCCACAGTTTCTATTAGAGGCGCTTATGAAGTATTTGTGGAAGGAAGGGCAGAAGGGagggaaaatggaagagaaagaggaaggaatcaatgaatgaatcagtgaatgaagAACCTCAGTTCCTAGAGAAATTACTCTATTCCTGAGTCCCCAGTTCTGGTcctgtcttttttcttcctctgcttcactttctctctttcttctctgtctcctctcttcATCACAAGGTTATCAGCGAGAACCAGTGGTCCAGGGGCGAGGAGGAGCAACTACAGAAGGTAGGTGATAGCCTCTCCAccagcacacacaggcacattctGCTCCCCACTCTCAGGGCCAGCTGAAGCCACCGAGAATGCTGTGTGGTTCTCCAGGCCCTGGAACACGCCCCTTATTCCCTAATTGTTAGAGTCTTAGTTATTTTCCGTCTTCAACAACCTAAATAAAGGCAGTATCACTCTGGGAGGGGTTATCAGCTGACACTTTCTGGCCTGGGCCACAACCACAAAGGCGTTCAAGGGgatgttcaataaataaacaagaaggtAAGTGAATCAGTAGATAAGTGACTCAGGCTGTAGAAAGATTCAGAGCTCAAGCTAGCAAGCTCAAGAGAAAGGGCATGGGGTGACatagctgagcagacaccaagcTCGTCTGCTTCCTTAATCCTGACTCTCCCCCCAGAGCTGCAGACCTGTGGGCCCCTCTCTAGCTTCCCTGATAGAACACCTGCTCCTTCCAACAGAGGCTCTTGGGAATCAAGGTGGGAAAGTTCTCTGTATTCCCCCCAAGAGTTTTTCCCAAGTGTTTGAGCCATTTCATTTGAAGGGCCATGGAAGTCACCCCAGTGCCAACATGGAAATGCACGTCCCTCCATGCAAAGCGCTGGCAGGAACCTTAGAAATCATCATTTTTCAGGGATGGAAACAATTTGCCCTAAGTCACACGGTGAACTGTTAACAGAGCCAGGACTAAACACCGTCTCCTGCTCCCTAGTCCGGGCACTTCATGGGACCCTCAGAGGGCCATTGGAATTTTAAGTGCTGGATTACCACTCCCTTTCTTTAGAGAGGATTAGTGAGGGTTGGCTCATCCACTATCTAGAGGCATTTATGATTGAAAAATGGAAGCTCTGCCAGATTAACCTGGAATTTGATTGCCCTAAATAACTACAGCTGGAGAAACCTGAATTGGGCAAATGGAGGGCCTTGAGTGGATGACCAGGGAAGGCCTCCAAGGGTGGAGGCGGCAGCAAGGCTCCCCTAACCACTGCTTATGTGCAGCACTCTTCCCAGGCAAAGAGGCTGAGAACCACGGGTCAGAGTGAGAGCCACCAGCCCCGCCTCCCAGAGGACGAAACCCCTCTCCTTACCTGGACGTGGCAGCCAACCAGCCGACCAGGCCAGCCCTCTGCTCCGTGTCTTCTGTGCTCGTGTGTCCCTCCCACCACGCTGAATTCACTGGACTCCTCCCAGGACTCTCGGTCTCAAGCAGCAGTCGTGCACAAGTGTGCTGTTGTCACCTCTGAAAGCTAGTGAATGACCCCACACACTCGGACCTCACTGCATAGCAGGAGTCGTCCCACTGATACCTTCCTACCCCCGTTTCTCTCAATCCTGTGCCCATAACACAGCAAGTGTTCAATAAACCAATGAAGAGCGAATGATTTCTTCTCTGGTGCAGGGCAGCGGACAGGGATGACCTGGGCTCAACACCCTGTCCAGGGGCCTGGCATGTCAGCAGCCAGGAGACCTCTTCCAGAGTTGTAAAGGCAAACACAAAATAGCCCTGGTCCTCTGAGGTGGGAAAACGGGCTTGGGACACAGGTAGCCCATGCCTACCCACCATCATAACCTCAAGGACCCAAATCCATGTGTCCTTGGACTTGGAGAATCGGGGCCCAGGTCCTTCATCAATTCTCGTGTATGAGGTGGCCCCTCAACTGATCGCTCTGTTTTGAGGTCACAGGCAGCTAGTCATTTGAAGAGCTCTAGAGTAAGGGAAAAG
The DNA window shown above is from Bos javanicus breed banteng chromosome 19, ARS-OSU_banteng_1.0, whole genome shotgun sequence and carries:
- the TAC4 gene encoding tachykinin-4 isoform X1; translation: MLLCVTLLLLLGLSACTVAGDKELAVNAEVGSWVAVTLEVDVIPSILLQLRDVKKGKASQFFGLMGKQEYLPSSQREQVISENQWSRGEEEQLQKHSSQAKRLRTTGQSESHQPRLPEDETPLLTWTWQPTSRPGQPSAPCLLCSCVPPTTLNSLDSSQDSRSQAAVVHKCAVVTSES
- the TAC4 gene encoding tachykinin-4 isoform X2, with the translated sequence MLLCVTLLLLLGLSACTVAGDKELAVNAEVGSWVAVTLEVDVIPSILLQLRDVKKGKASQFFGLMGKQEYLPSSQREQVISENQWSRGEEEQLQKAKRLRTTGQSESHQPRLPEDETPLLTWTWQPTSRPGQPSAPCLLCSCVPPTTLNSLDSSQDSRSQAAVVHKCAVVTSES